In Spirosoma sp. KUDC1026, the sequence CTGGCAGTGGCGCCTGCAACCGGATCAGCTAACCGCTGAAGTAGCCGAAAACCTGCTGAAATTGACCCGGATGACGGGCAGGGCCTGATCAATTCGGAGGAGAGCGATAAACGCAGGCACTAACCCGGTTGTAACGTCGTTCTCCTTTCATGTCATCCTTACTATTCTGGAAAGAATGGAGCCGATCGTATCGATTCCTGTATTTGCTTGGGCTTGTACTGACCGGACTCGCCTATACCCTGTTTGTTATTGCCTGGTTGCGTGGCCTGGAAAACGTAATCGACTGGAACGTATTAAGTGAACTGATTGACCTGCCTATTACGCTCGATTCGTTCTCTGACGGGCTGATCAACTATTCGGTTAGTGGTAAAGGGTTTGCCGTTTCTGAGCAGTTTCTGGCGTCGCCCATGCAGGTAGATCCAACAATGGCAACGGTTTTTCTGGCTGGGTTAGGTGTCGCTTTCATCTTCATTATGAGCGCTATAACCCGCTTCAATCGGCTGCGCTATCTGATCAGTATGGCCCTGCTGATTCTGGGCACGGCTTTGTTCCGCTGGGAGATGCTTGAGGTGCCGGGCCTGAGCGGTAACTCCCTGTTTCTCCTGCTGCTCTTTCTGTTTGGCTCTCTGAGTTATTATTTCCACGCATTCCGGATGGATGTTGATATCCCGGTTCGCATGGGCCTGTTCACGGCCATAACCGGGCTGGTGGCGCTGGGCATAAGTGTTCTATCGCCCGTTACGTATCCGGCCCTGCTGATTGTCAGCTACGGCATGCCTACGCTGCTGGCGTTTAGTGTTGGCTTCATCTTTTTTATTGCTCCTGAAGTAATTGCGGGGCTGGTCTGGCTGACGTCGGTTGGCCGGCAGGAAGGCGATGAGATGAATAGCCGACGTACCCTGGGTATTAATAATCTGCTGGTCATCAGCCTGCTTTATTTACTGAATCTGGTCTTGATCTGGTTGAAGAATACGCGATCGATCGACTGGGACGTACTAGCCATTAGTCCGTTTGTCTTGTTCCTGGTTACCGTTGTGCTGGGTTTCTGGGGATTTCGTCGGCTGGTGCAACAGCAGGACGTCGTTTCGTTTCGGGATGCGGGGGCTTTCCTGTATTTCGGTCTGGCCATACTGGCGACGATGACCATTGCCTATGCCTTCGTGACGGCCAATGATCCGCTGATCGAACTGTTTGAGGACGCCATTGTCTATACACAACTGGCCATGGGTGCGTTCTTCCTGATTTACGTACTGGTGAATTTCTGGCCTATATATCAGCAGAATCTGCCTGTTTATCGGGTGCTTTATAAACCAAAACGGCTGGAGTTGATTCTGTTCCGAATTATGGGCTTCGTGGGGGTAGCCGTGCTAGTTTCGACAGGTGGGCTGGTAGCCTTGCGGCAGGGTTTTGCGGGTTATTTCAATGGACTGGGCGACTTGTATAGCGCAACCGGCGAACAACTATCGGCAACTGCTTTTTACCAAAGAGCAGTTGAGCAGGAGTTTCAGAACCACAAGTCCAACTACGCGCTGGCTTCACTGGCTCTGAAACAGGGAAATCAGACAACGGCCGCCTTTTATTACCAGCAAGCGCTGTTGAAACAACCCTGTCCACAGGATTATGCCGGTCTGAGCCAGACCTATTTACAGACGGATTTATTCTTTGAGGCCGTGAAATCCCTGCAGCGGGGCATCCGGGCATTCCCCAACAGTGGCGAGCTACGTAACAATCTGGGGTACCTCTACGCGCGGACGAGCGTTGCCGATTCGGCGTACTACTATTTTAAATCGGCGGTGGGTATAACCGGGCAGGATGACGTACCTGAATCAAATCTGCTGGGCTTTTACGCCCGAAACCCGCAGCTCCTGGCGGCCGACTCCACTCTGACTCAGCAAACCCGTGAAACAAGTTACGAGTCGTATCAGGCTAATGCACTGGCGTTACGACTGATTATGGGCCGGGGCACAACACCTGCCAATACCGGTCAGCCCAGTCGGCCCGCCTGGCTTTCCGACACAACGGGGGGGGGCCTGAGTGCCGGACGATTCGCCAGTCTGTATAACTATACGCTGGCTAACCAGCGTCCCGACAGCAGCCTGGCCCGGACGATTCAGCAGTATCTGGTTGATCCTGTTAATCAGGAATTAGCCGATGACCTGCTGCTGGCCCGCGCGGTGGCCGATTACAAAAATTATAATCCCCTGGGAGCCTTTGACGTGCTGGAACAATTGGCGAATGACGATCAGGTGAGTAGTAGCTCCTACCGTTCTGTGGCGGGGCTCTGGTTGTTAAAGCAGGGTTTGTACCGGGAGTCGGCGGAAATGTTTGGCCAAAATGCGGATACTACGTCGATCTATTACCGGGCAATGGCATTGACAAAAGCAGCCGCCGAAAATTTAACAGTCAACACCACGACTCTGGCCGAAGCGCGTCCATTCTGGGTGGCTGCCTCGGCAAAAGATCCAGCACTGGAATCGATTCGGCAGGTGTTGTACCGGGAGCGGCTGCCCGAATCAGATTTCGAAAAGTCGTTCTACGCCATCTA encodes:
- a CDS encoding tetratricopeptide repeat protein — its product is MSSLLFWKEWSRSYRFLYLLGLVLTGLAYTLFVIAWLRGLENVIDWNVLSELIDLPITLDSFSDGLINYSVSGKGFAVSEQFLASPMQVDPTMATVFLAGLGVAFIFIMSAITRFNRLRYLISMALLILGTALFRWEMLEVPGLSGNSLFLLLLFLFGSLSYYFHAFRMDVDIPVRMGLFTAITGLVALGISVLSPVTYPALLIVSYGMPTLLAFSVGFIFFIAPEVIAGLVWLTSVGRQEGDEMNSRRTLGINNLLVISLLYLLNLVLIWLKNTRSIDWDVLAISPFVLFLVTVVLGFWGFRRLVQQQDVVSFRDAGAFLYFGLAILATMTIAYAFVTANDPLIELFEDAIVYTQLAMGAFFLIYVLVNFWPIYQQNLPVYRVLYKPKRLELILFRIMGFVGVAVLVSTGGLVALRQGFAGYFNGLGDLYSATGEQLSATAFYQRAVEQEFQNHKSNYALASLALKQGNQTTAAFYYQQALLKQPCPQDYAGLSQTYLQTDLFFEAVKSLQRGIRAFPNSGELRNNLGYLYARTSVADSAYYYFKSAVGITGQDDVPESNLLGFYARNPQLLAADSTLTQQTRETSYESYQANALALRLIMGRGTTPANTGQPSRPAWLSDTTGGGLSAGRFASLYNYTLANQRPDSSLARTIQQYLVDPVNQELADDLLLARAVADYKNYNPLGAFDVLEQLANDDQVSSSSYRSVAGLWLLKQGLYRESAEMFGQNADTTSIYYRAMALTKAAAENLTVNTTTLAEARPFWVAASAKDPALESIRQVLYRERLPESDFEKSFYAIYRLDDPNRGRYWDTVKDPSQKTIAGVALMNDYLNQLQWRNAQLILSGLPDSSQISPIASSMQTVGAIRLAAFRRSVGAAERMESRQVLPEFQARRSYWLGQTYERTRQFGKAMAAYEQAYRLAPLNANIVAATAQLLRQQKQVDKAYDMTTAALPFNETKPELLKTYVMLCLDRSLFDYAENGLALLEAASPTDYQAFLPTYQQKLTTVENSKAKFLE